The Ovis aries strain OAR_USU_Benz2616 breed Rambouillet chromosome 11, ARS-UI_Ramb_v3.0, whole genome shotgun sequence genome window below encodes:
- the TMC8 gene encoding transmembrane channel-like protein 8 isoform X3, with protein MQRQWSLQAPGEPEAEPGGEELCEQEMERLCLSQQPVRVLPYAMVDKRFIRQLREPEGVKTSCWQQWRRRRQTVGRRLGEAARRLTRGCGLWEGALYEIGGLFGTGIQSYFTFLRFLLLLNLLTLLLTSGFILLPLVWLRPPDPGPALNFTLQCPGSGHLPQPGVSKFNNLLWNVFTGRAFNNTYLFYGAYQAGPESSSTYSIRLAYLLSPLACLLLCFCGILRRMVKGLPQKMFLGQDYRSPLSAKVFSSWDFCIRGQEAATIKRHEISNEFKMELEEGRHLLLLQQQTRAQRACHLLTYLRVNILIGLLVVGAISAIFWATKYSQDNKEESLFLLLQYLPPGVIALVNFLGPLLFVFLVQLENYPPNTEVNLTLIWCVVLKLASLGMFSFSLGQTVLCIGRNKTSCESYGYNACDYQVAGISIRASPLSSAKPHLFDLLAPLWSHLCERLWAELCTQQSPPGSAIRITLPCAEEAAPTGCLSCSPGLDFNLANKTPGTAPILQDPHIRWVRGGWGPRVVTDASSDQCWENSVGEELYKLSIFNFLLTVAFAFLVSLPRRMLVERFSGRFWAWLDREEFLVPKNVLDIVEGQTVTWMGLFYCPLLPLLNSVFIFLTFYIKKYTLLRNSRASPRRFRASSSIFFFQLVLLLGLLLAAVPLGYVVSSIRSSWDCGLFTNYLAPWQVVPELVALWLPPPSQRILYYLGSHAFSFPLLILLSLVLTVCISQSQASSRAIRRLRKQLVWNCPMANLL; from the exons ATGCAGAGGCAGTGGTCGCTGCAGGCCCCCGGGGAGCCAGAAGCCGAGCCAGGGGGCGAGGAGCTATGTGAGCAGGAGATGGAGAGGCTGTGCCTCTCCCAGCAGCCGGTGCGGGTGCTGCCGTACGCCATGGTGGACAAGCGCTTTATCCG GCAGCTACGGGAGCCCGAGGGGGTGAAGACCTCCTGCTGGCAGCAGTGGCGTCGCAGGCGGCAGACTGTGGGCCGGCGACTCGGGGAGGCAGCTCGGCGGCTGACCCGGGGCTGTGGGCTCTGGGAGGGGGCTCTCTACGAGATCGGCG GCCTCTTTGGCACTGGAATCCAGTCCTATTTCACCTTCCTTCGCTTCCTGCTGCTACTTAACCTGCTGACCCTGCTTCTGACCAGCGGCTTCATCCTGCTACCCCTGGTCTGGCTCCGGCCCCCTGACCCAGGACCGGCTCTGAACTTCA CTCTCCAGTGTCCTGGTAGTGGCCACCTACCCCAGCCCGGTGTTTCCAAGTTCAACAATCTACTCTGGAATGTTTTTACCGGCAGG GCCTTCAACAACACCTATCTCTTTTATGGAGCGTACCAGGCGGGGCCAGAGAGCAGCTCGACATACAGTATCCGCCTGGCCTACCTCCTGAGCCCACTGGCATGCCTGCTCCTCTGCTTCTGTGGGATTCTGCGGAG GATGGTGAAGGGGCTGCCACAGAAGATGTTCCTGGGCCAGGACTACCGGTCTCCTCTCAGTGCAAAGGTCTTCTCGTCCTGGGACTTTTGCATCCGGGGGCAGGAGGCCGCCACCATCAAGAGGCATGAGATCAGCAATGAATTCAAG atggagctggaggaggggcgtcacttgctgctgctgcagcagcaGACCCGGGCTCAGAGGGCCTGCCACCTGCTCACTTACCTGCGGGTCAACATCCTCATCGGGCTCCTGGTGGTTGGAGCCATCAGCGCCATCTTCTGGGCCACCAAGTACTCGCAGGACAACAAGGAG GAGTCCTTGTTTCTGCTGCTCCAGTACCTGCCTCCTGGGGTCATCGCCCTGGTCAACTTTCTGGGTCCCCTGCTGTTCGTTTTCCTGGTCCAGCTGGAGAACTACCCTCCCAACACTGAGGTCAACCTCACCCTTATCTG gtGCGTGGTGCTCAAGCTGGCCAGCCTGGGAATGTTCTCCTTCTCGCTGGGCCAGACTGTGCTGTGCATCGGCAGAAACAAGACCAGCTGTGAGTCCTACGGCTACAACGCCTGTGACTACCAGGTGGCTGGTATCTCCATCCGGGCCTCTCCTTTGTCCTCGGCAAAGCCCCAcctctttgatctccttgccccTCTCTGGTCTCACCTTTGTGAAAGGCTGTGGGCAGAGCTGTGCACTCAGCAGTCACCTCCAGGGAGCGCCATTCGCATCACACTGCCCTGTGCAGAGGAGGCAGCTCCAACTGGTTGCTTGTCTTGTTCTCCAGGCCTGGATTTTAACTTAGCTAATAAGACTCCAGGCACGGCTCCTATACTTCAGGATCCCCACATCAGGTGGGTGAGGGGTGGTTGGGGACCTAGGGTAGTGACAGATGCCTCCTCTGACCAGTGCTGGGAGAATTCGGTGGGGGAGGAGCTGTACAAACTCAGCATCTTCAACTTCCTCCTCACGGTGGCCTTCGCCTTCCTTGTCAGCCTGCCTAGGAG gatGTTGGTCGAGCGGTTCTCCGGCCGCTTCTGGGCTTGGCTGGACCGAGAGGAGTTCTTGGTGCCCAAGAACGTGCTGGACATCGTGGAAGGGCAGACGGTCACCTGGATGGGCCTCTTCTACTGCCCCCTGCTGCCCCTGCTCAACAGCGTCTTCATCTTCCTCACCTTCTACATCAAGAAG tacACCCTGCTGAGGAACTCCAGGGCATCTCCTCGGCGATTCCGCGCCTCCAGCTCCATCTTCTTCTTCCAGCTGGTACTCCTCCTGGGCCTGCTCCTGGCTGCTGTGCCCCTGGGCTATGTGGTCAGCAG CATCCGCTCCTCCTGGGACTGTGGCCTCTTCACCAACTACTTGGCCCCCTGGCAGGTGGTCCCTGAGCTAGTGGCCCTCTGGCTCCCACCCCCCAGCCAGCGCATCCTCTACTACCTCGGCTCCCACGCCTTCAGCTTCCCGCTTCTCATCCTGCTCAG CCTTGTCCTGACCGTGTGCATCTCCCAGTCCCAGGCCAGTTCCAGAGCCATCCGGAGACTGCGGAAGCAGCTGGTGTGG